DNA sequence from the Amycolatopsis sp. Hca4 genome:
GCGAACGCCGTCACGTTCTTTTCGGTGGGTTCAGGCATCTGGTCGAGGACCGGCCGGATGACAACGGGGATGCCCAGTGTGGCGGCGACCCGCTGGCCGGCCTGCATGCCCAGGCAGGCGGCCGCGATACACAGCGAAACCGTGAGCGTGGCGGCCACCACCAGGGTGCCGGCCGCACCGAGCAGCGTTGCGCGCCGCTCGCGGCGCAGGACGTCGGCCGGCTCGGCTCGGCCGACCACGGCGGCGCGCGCGATGAGGTGCCGGTGGAGACCGACCGCCAGCGCGCAGACAGCGGCGAGGGCCGCCATCGTGAACACGAAGCTCACCGCCCCCGCCACTCTCCGGTCCGGCGCGCGGTTGATGCTGTCGGTCGCCAGGAGGATGACCAGTGCGATGGTGGCGGGCACCAGGACCAGGAGCGCCCCGTCGCGTGCGCCGGAACGGAAGCCCAGCCGCCGCTGGTCGACCCGGCGGCCCAAGCCCAGGAACCACAGGATCGTGCAGAAGAGCCCGAACACGGCCGCCGAGGTGAACGGCGAGCTCAGGATTTTCGTCGGATCCTTGATGTGGAGCGGGGCCAGCACCGCCGCGACGACCCCGCCGCCGGCCAAGCCGACGAGCGCGCCGGTCCACGGCGACAGCACCCGGTTGGGCAGCCGCCACCGGTTCAGCTCCCGCTCGGCGTGCTGGTGCAGGTGGCGGGCCAGGTAGGTCAGGTACCGCCGTGCTTTGCCCGCCGTCCACCCGTGGCCGTGCTCGGGGTAGACGGAGTCGATCAGGACGTCGACCAGGCGGTCCCGCACGTCGTTGCCGCTCGTGAGGGCGAGGAGGTCGGAGGGGTCCCGGTCGGCATAGGCCTTGGTGAACAACGAAAGCATCAACGGCGTCGACAACGCGATGCCCAGAGGACCGGCAGGGTCCGCCCGGACGGCATCCGCGACCGGCGCCCAGCGCACGTCGTCCTGCAGGCGCCGGCCGATCTGGCCCGGTGTCAGCGGCAGGACCTCGAAGACCGGTGACTGGCGCAGGGCGGGAGCCCCGGCGGCCACGCCCTCCGCGTACTCGACGGAACGGCAGGTGAGCAGGATCGGACGGTGGCCGGCCAGGGTGGCGTTGATGCGGCTGAGCGCGCGACGACGGAGGTGCTCGGGCAGTTCGTCGAGGCCGTCGAGCACCGGGAAGATGACGTTCTGCTCCAGCAGCGCCCGCGGGATGCGTTCGGCCCCGGCGTAGTGGGCGGCGGCCAGCGCGCGCACGATGAACGTGTCGAGATCGTCCGCGACCGGATCCCACGCCGACAGCGAAAGCAGCACGGGGACTTTGTCGCCCGCCGTCCGCTCGGCCAGCAGGCCGACGACGAGGGAGATGGCGAGGAACGTCTTGCCCCCGCCGGGCTCGCCGAGGAGCACGGCACGCTGCTTCGGCAGGGCCCGGAAGGCGGCAGCGACGTCCAGAACGGCCTGCTCGGGATTTCCGGTGACGACGCGGCGCGGCTTTGCGGTCGCGCCCACCTGGTGCCATTGCACCGGCAGCGCGTCATCGGCACCCGAGCGCAGCCGGCGCGCGACCAGCTCCGGCCCCCAGCGGTCCAGCAGTTCCGCGGCGAGCGCGGTCCCTTCGGCCAGCGTGTCGACGGCTTTCCGGCGCACGGCGAGAAATCGCGCCAGAGCGGCGAATCCCCCGGCCAGCGCCAGCAAACCGGCGAGCACGCTCGCCAGCGCGTTGCTGGTCTCCAACGGCGCTCGCACCAGCACATAACCGACAACGGCGACCAGAGCGGCGAGCACCGCGAACAGGCGGCGACGGGACGGAAAGAGCACACGTGAAGGTCGCTGCCGGCGGCACCCTGTTACAGGGTTCCGTGAAGATGCGAACGAGCCGACCCGACCGACGTCGTCTGTCGCCGCCGCAACCCGAACCATCCGCTCGAACCTCGATACGGCCGCTCTTGCCGCGTCGAGCCTGCTACTCTCATCGCGATGATGACCTACTCGAACAGATCGGGGGTCTCGTTCGTCAAAGGTGAGTGCTGATGCACCCTTTGACCGCGAACGAAGACTTCCGCCTTTCTTTCTGGGCACGCGTCCGTGAGTTCGCAGTGCCGCCGTCGATGATCGAGTCGGCGACCGCTCGCCGTGTGGTGGGTGATTGGGCCGGGGCCTGCGCGGCCGCGCGTGTCGATGTGGATCTGGACCTACGGGCCGCCGGCCGTGCCCATGGCGGCCAGCTGGTCGCCCAGGTCCGCGCCGATCTCCGGCACCTGGCTCCTGACCTCCTGCGGTGGCATTTTCCGCGTATCGGCCCCAACGGCCTGCTGCGACCGGGACTCACGGTTTCCCTGGCTCGCTACGGCCCGGCGGCAACCGGCGGCGGCGCGATCCACCTCGTGGTGCGCACGCCACCGGCGTGGGCGGGTGGCGGCCAGCGGATCAGCCTCGCGCTGTGGGCGCCATCCGAGCCCGGCGCCGGGCTCCATCCCCATCCCCGCCCCGACCGCCGGTATCGCCTCGACCTGCACCGCCACCTGTGGGACGTGCGCCGGGCCGGCGAGCTGCTCAAGCGATCCGGCCGCTGGCCTTCGCACGGGAATGCCGCCCACGCCGGCATTCCCGTCGGGGTGGACGCCTGCGCCGTGGACCGGTGGGCCGCCGAGGCGGCGCTGCTGCTGAGCGCGGAAGCGAGCCCGGGCAACGTCGTCGCCGTGCGGCTCACCCGCAGGCACCGGGTGCTGCTGAACCTGGGGCCACCGGACGAGGCGGTCGGCGGCCGCGCGGTGCCGGTCCTGCCCGACGCCGCGACCTGGGTCCTGCCCGACCTGCGACTGCTCCACGCCGGGTTGGTCGACGTCGAGCGGCTGCACCCGCTCGTCGCGTCGGCGCTCCGACCCGGCGGCCGGCCGGCCGGTGCAGAACGCCGGCCGAGCGGCTCAGAACCTCGGCGCCTCGTCGAGTGTCGTGGTGCCACGCATCGGATCGCCGTCGTGAACGGGGTGCTCGCCCCGCTGGACCACGACCCCGGCGAGATCCGCCGCGAGGAGCTGCTGGGTGCGCTGGGCGGGCCCGAGGTGCCGTGCCTGCAGGCCATCGACGAAGCCCATCGGCATCCCGAGAACCTCGAGGAGGTTCGCGCGCGGCTGGACCACGGCGACACCGCCGGGGCCTGCGCCGCCGTCGAAACCCTGCTCGGGCCGGACGTGCTCGTACGCGGCGGGGCGCTGCGCGACGAACTGGAAACGGCGGCTCGCCGCCAAGTGCTCCACGGGCTGTACCGGACCGGACTCGCCGGATGCGGGCCGCTTCCGTCCACAAAGGACAAACGCCGTCGCGTGCGCCGCCGTCCGCGCCACGCGAACGTTCACTGACGCTCACTTCGCCTGGCCGGCGCCCGGCCCCGATTCGACCCAAGGTGATCAAAACTGTCTGCTGCCACGAAAGTCTCTGCCGAACCACCGCACCGCCGACCGCTGGACGTCGCCGGCGAGCTGCTGGCACTGCTGCACGAGACGACCACCGAGCCGCGTGCCGACGCTCAGCTGGAAGCCCTGACGCTGGCCGTGTCCGCCGATCTGCCGGTGCTGTTGTGGGGTGAGCCGGGCATCGGCAAGACCGCGGCGCTGAACCAGCTCGCGGACGCGCTGGAACTGCCACTGACCACGGTGATCGCCAGCGTGCACGAGCCGTCCGACTTCGCCGGGCTGCCGGTGGTCGGCGACGATCCCGCGCGGCAAGGAGTGCCGATGGCCCCGCCGGACTGGGCCGTGCGCCTGGCCCGGGCCGGCCACGGTCTGCTGTTCCTGGACGAGCTGTCGACCGCGCCGCCGGCCGTTCAGGCCGCGCTGTTGCGCGTCGTGCTCGAGCGGCGGGTCGGCGCCCTGCGGCTACCGCCCGGCATCCGGATCGTCGCTGCCGCCAACCCGCGTTCCTCGGCGGCCGACGGGTGGGAGCTGAGCCCGCCGCTGGCCAACCGGTTCGTCCACCTGCAGTGGACCCACGACCACGACGTCGTGCTGCGGGGACTGGGCGGGACGTGGCCGGAGGCGGCTCTGCCCGGGCTGGACCGGGAGCGGCT
Encoded proteins:
- a CDS encoding NACHT domain-containing NTPase produces the protein MLFPSRRRLFAVLAALVAVVGYVLVRAPLETSNALASVLAGLLALAGGFAALARFLAVRRKAVDTLAEGTALAAELLDRWGPELVARRLRSGADDALPVQWHQVGATAKPRRVVTGNPEQAVLDVAAAFRALPKQRAVLLGEPGGGKTFLAISLVVGLLAERTAGDKVPVLLSLSAWDPVADDLDTFIVRALAAAHYAGAERIPRALLEQNVIFPVLDGLDELPEHLRRRALSRINATLAGHRPILLTCRSVEYAEGVAAGAPALRQSPVFEVLPLTPGQIGRRLQDDVRWAPVADAVRADPAGPLGIALSTPLMLSLFTKAYADRDPSDLLALTSGNDVRDRLVDVLIDSVYPEHGHGWTAGKARRYLTYLARHLHQHAERELNRWRLPNRVLSPWTGALVGLAGGGVVAAVLAPLHIKDPTKILSSPFTSAAVFGLFCTILWFLGLGRRVDQRRLGFRSGARDGALLVLVPATIALVILLATDSINRAPDRRVAGAVSFVFTMAALAAVCALAVGLHRHLIARAAVVGRAEPADVLRRERRATLLGAAGTLVVAATLTVSLCIAAACLGMQAGQRVAATLGIPVVIRPVLDQMPEPTEKNVTAFAVQTLVITVLLVVAVLLTSRWPRYVVAKVLLGVAGRLPLRLERFLADARDKGLLRAGVAGYEFWHVALQERLVIESKDVRTGRPGVRVAALWLSAVTVVAAVVVVDLAQPAACGSTGLPHADTTLVTVVDADGTAQCAAVLDADDVAKLMGNGSSVTQAEEVLEPDTETSDLISPVAVLGQFSDMAPGTFNAVTEGIDASHVTRTYRLYTTPQNGPIADSAVSLLSSKLTTGYTALFVRFDGSVLVAGNGIPSLITRDPTRIAQAVIENTIGLPSALAADNVLDGVDAGECTILQAERFAKTIDLRGKYVSERVLSTLTACGRVAIAVDQPIRALSAPVEVRYVTDEPLRKARECQRTLPFRNEVSVAACTVAKLSDRIYSGLVS